From Burkholderiales bacterium:
GACGCGTCCATACCGACCGACTGCAGCTTGAGCAGCACCAGCTCGCGGATCAGCGCTTCGTCGAGCGTCTTGAGCTCGCGCAGCGGCAGCGCGACGTTCTCGTAGACCGTGAGCGCCGAGAACAGCGCGCCGTGCTGGAACAGCACGCCCCAGCGGTTGCGCAGGCGCCGCATCTCTTCGTCGTCGCCGTGATGGAGCGAGCAGCCGAAGACGCACACCTCGCCGCGCGCCGGGCGCTCGAGGCCGAGCATCTGGCGCAGGAGCGTCGTCTTGCCGCTGCCCGAGCCGCCGACGAGCGACAGGATCTCGCCGCGATAGACAGCGAGCGAGAGGTCGCGATGGACCACCTGGCGCCCGAACTGGCTCCAGAGATTGCGCACTTCGATGACCGCTTCGGTCAACTGAGAAAGCTCCCGACGTTGCGGAACAGCACCGCGAAGACCGCGTCGATCACGATGACCAGCGTGATCGCGGTGACGACCGAATTGGTGGTGCCTTCGCCCAGGCTCTCGGTGTTCGGTTTCACCCTGAGGCCGAAGTGGCACGCGGTCAGCGCGATGAATATGCCAAACACAACCCCTTTCGCCAAGCCCAGATACAGGTTGGAGATCGGCACCGCCGCCGGCAGGTTGGCCAGGAAGTAGCGCCAGTCGATGCCGAGCTGGAACTGCGCGCACACCATGCCGCCGATCAGGGCGATCGCGTTGGTCCAGAGGATGAGGAGCGGCATCGCGACCGCCAGCGCGATCGTCTTCGGCAGCACGAGGCGCAGGGTGTGCGGTATGCCCATGACCGCCAGCGCGTCGAGTTCCTCGGTCACGCGCATGACGCCGATCTGCGCCGTCATGGCCGAGCCCGAACGCCCGGCGACGAGGATGGCGGCGAGCACCGGCCCCAGCTCGCGCACGATCGCCACGCCCAGCAGGTTGACGATGTAGACATCCGCGCCGAAGTTGCGAAGCTGCTGCGCCGAAAGATAGGACAGCACCACGCCCACGAGAAAACCGACCAGTGCGGTGATGCCGAGGGCCTGCGCGCCGGTGCGATAGATGTTCGCCGAGATCTCGCGCCACGGGGTGCGGGTGGGATGGTGTACCAGCCCCAGGACTTCCAGGGCGACGCGTCCCAGGAGCACCGTCATGCCGGCGAGGTTGCGCGAGAAGCCGATCATCGCCCGGCCCAGGGCCTCGATCGGTCCTATGAAGCGGCGGCGCCCGCGCCGGATCGGGCGCGGCTCCCGGGCTTCGAGCCGCTCGAACAGCGCGCTGTGCTCGGGCCGGACCTCCGCGGCGTCGGGCAGGCGACGTCCCCACGCCCGCCACAGCAGGAGCGCCCCGGTGTGGTCCAGGGTGTCGATGCCGGTCAGGTCCCAGCGACCGCCGTCGACGCGCGAGAGCGCCTGCTCGAGCTCACGCAGCCGCGGCTGGAGCGATCGGAGTGTCCAGGCGCCGGCGAGCGCGACCGACCCCGCGCCGGTGCGTCTGACCTCCGGTGCGCGGATCGCCGGCGCCGCCTCGTCCGTTGCGGCGGGCGCTGTCACGGCTTATTCCGCATTGCGGTACACATTTGTGACGCTCTGCAATAAAAATTTTGCCCAGAGGGCTTGACGCCCAGTGAAAAGCCCCTATAATCGTTTTTGTGCATTGCAGCAAAACCCCCTACCCCCACCGCCCTGAAGGAGTCGCCATGTCGTCCCTGTATCAGACCCCCGAACAGCTGATCGCCCTGAACAAAGCCAACATCGACGCGGCCCTGCGCTTCGCCGGCGTGGCGCTGGAAGGCGCCGAGCGCCTGATCGACCTGCAGCTCAAGACCGCCAAGAGCGCCCTGAGCGAGAGCTTCGAAGGCGCCAAGGCCCTGGCCTCGGTCCGCGACTTCGAGCAGTTCGCCGCCCTCAAGGACACGCTGGTCCAGCCCTCGGTCGAGAAAGCCACGGCCTACGCCAAGCAGGTCTACGACGTCGCGACCGCGACCCAGTCGGATCTCGGCAGGCTCGTCGAAGAGCAGGTCACCGAGTTCAACAAGCAGGTGATCTCGGCCCTCGACCAGATCGTGAAGAGCGCGCCGGCGGGCTCGGAAGTCGGGATCGCCGCGATGAAGTCGACCCTCGCCGCCGTCAACTCGGGTTTCGACAACCTGACCAAAGTCGCCAAGCAGTTCGGAGAAGCGACCCAGAGCAACATCGAAGTGGTCGCGAACCAGACGATCGAAGCCGCGAAAAAAGCCAAAAAAGCAGCTTAAGTCTTAGCAGCTCCAACGAAAAGCCCCGGTTCGCCGGGGCTTTTTGCTTTTCTACGCCGCCGGTTCGGACCACGCGAAGCCGAGTGTATCGACCCCCGTCTGCAATATCACGATCGCCGCGGGCACGTCCGCGGCGTCTCCCCTCACCCCGAGCTCCACGTGCCGCTGCTCGCCCATGCGCGGCAGGCTGAAGACCTTGAGCTTCGGATAGCGCGCGAGGCAATCGTTCATGAGGTCGATGAGCTGGCTCTCGCCGCAGCCCCTGACGATGATCGAGCGCTCGGCGATGCTCCCCGGCGCGAAGATCTCGCGATAGCGGTTCTCCAGCACCCATTCCACCATCGGCCACGCCATCTGCGGAAAACCGGGCACGAAATGGTGGTTGCCGAGGCTGAATCCGGGGATGCGGTTGTGCGGGTTCGGGACGATCGAAGAACCGGCAGGGAACTCGCCCATCTGCAGGCGCCGCGGCGTGATCTCGTCGCCGAAGCGTGCGCGTATCTCGGTTTCGGCGTCGGGGTGCAGCCGCAACTCGACACCTGCCGCGCGCGCCGCGCACTCGCGGGTGTGATCGTCCGGCGTCGCGCCGATGCCGCCGAAGCTGAACACGACGTCCTCGGCGGCCAGCGTGCGTTTCAGCGTCGCGGTGATGAGCTCGGGATCGTCACCGAGATACTGCGCCCACGCGAGCCCGAGGCCGCGTGCGGCGAGCAGCTCGATCAGCTTCGGAAGGTGCTTGTCCTGGCGCTTGCCGGAGAGGATCTCGTCGCCGATGATGAGGGCAGCGAATTTCATTCGAGTGTTAAGTGTCGAAGGTTAAGTGTTTAGTGGTTGTATCCATTCAACACTCAAAACTCAACGCTGAACACTCGCTCGTAACGCCAGCTACGAGTGTATGTACGACTCGAGCTGCTTGATGGTCTGCTCCTGCTCGGCGATGACTTCCTTGACTAGGTCGCCGATAGAGACGAGCCCGATGAGCTTGTCGCCCTCGCAGACCGGCAGGTGACGGACCCGGCGCTGGGTCATGAGGCCCATGCACTCCTCGACCGTTTTGGACGGATCGACCCTGACCACGTCGGCGGTCATGATGTCGCGCACCGCCATGTCCTGCGACGACTTGCCCTGCAGGATGACCTTACGCGCGTAATCGCGCTCGGACATGATGCCGGCGAGGCGCGTGCCTTCAATGACGAGCAGCGCGCCGACGTCTTTCTGCGCCATGAGCTTCAGCGCGTCGAGCACCGTCGCGTCGGGGCGTATCGAATAGACCTGACCGCCTTTGGCGGCGAGGAGCTGGTTGAGGCTTTTCATACGGCGACCTCCATGGACCAGTGTCGAGTGTCGAGCTGTGAGTGTTGAGAGAAAAAACCGTGCCGTTCAGCACTAAGCACCTAACACTAAACACTTAACACTGCCGCCAGTGTAGCACCGGCGGCTCAAGCTCTGAACGGCTGAACGTTCAGGGTGCGCGGCACGTCCGGCGCGCGCTCCGCGAGCATCGCGGCGAGCGCATCGGCCGGCGCGGGCGCACAGA
This genomic window contains:
- a CDS encoding CBS domain-containing protein; the encoded protein is MKSLNQLLAAKGGQVYSIRPDATVLDALKLMAQKDVGALLVIEGTRLAGIMSERDYARKVILQGKSSQDMAVRDIMTADVVRVDPSKTVEECMGLMTQRRVRHLPVCEGDKLIGLVSIGDLVKEVIAEQEQTIKQLESYIHS
- a CDS encoding ATP-binding cassette domain-containing protein, which translates into the protein MTEAVIEVRNLWSQFGRQVVHRDLSLAVYRGEILSLVGGSGSGKTTLLRQMLGLERPARGEVCVFGCSLHHGDDEEMRRLRNRWGVLFQHGALFSALTVYENVALPLRELKTLDEALIRELVLLKLQSVGMDASQAIKMPAELSGGMVKRVALARALALEPELLFLDEPTAGLDPDRSESFVQLLRALHRELCLTVVMVTHDLDTLVALSQRVAVLADQRLVAVGPLAEVAAIDHPFIRNFFRGERGRRAIEAAAQEA
- a CDS encoding ABC transporter permease, with the translated sequence MTAPAATDEAAPAIRAPEVRRTGAGSVALAGAWTLRSLQPRLRELEQALSRVDGGRWDLTGIDTLDHTGALLLWRAWGRRLPDAAEVRPEHSALFERLEAREPRPIRRGRRRFIGPIEALGRAMIGFSRNLAGMTVLLGRVALEVLGLVHHPTRTPWREISANIYRTGAQALGITALVGFLVGVVLSYLSAQQLRNFGADVYIVNLLGVAIVRELGPVLAAILVAGRSGSAMTAQIGVMRVTEELDALAVMGIPHTLRLVLPKTIALAVAMPLLILWTNAIALIGGMVCAQFQLGIDWRYFLANLPAAVPISNLYLGLAKGVVFGIFIALTACHFGLRVKPNTESLGEGTTNSVVTAITLVIVIDAVFAVLFRNVGSFLS
- a CDS encoding phasin family protein codes for the protein MSSLYQTPEQLIALNKANIDAALRFAGVALEGAERLIDLQLKTAKSALSESFEGAKALASVRDFEQFAALKDTLVQPSVEKATAYAKQVYDVATATQSDLGRLVEEQVTEFNKQVISALDQIVKSAPAGSEVGIAAMKSTLAAVNSGFDNLTKVAKQFGEATQSNIEVVANQTIEAAKKAKKAA
- a CDS encoding molybdopterin-binding protein, producing the protein MKFAALIIGDEILSGKRQDKHLPKLIELLAARGLGLAWAQYLGDDPELITATLKRTLAAEDVVFSFGGIGATPDDHTRECAARAAGVELRLHPDAETEIRARFGDEITPRRLQMGEFPAGSSIVPNPHNRIPGFSLGNHHFVPGFPQMAWPMVEWVLENRYREIFAPGSIAERSIIVRGCGESQLIDLMNDCLARYPKLKVFSLPRMGEQRHVELGVRGDAADVPAAIVILQTGVDTLGFAWSEPAA